Proteins encoded in a region of the Sterolibacterium denitrificans genome:
- the cysD gene encoding sulfate adenylyltransferase subunit CysD: protein MTSVLSKPALSHLDWLEAEAIHILREVAGQCSHPALLFSGGKDSVCLLRLAEKAFRPGRFPFPLLHIDTGHNYPEVIEFRDRRAAELGERLIVRSVEDSMARGSVVLKSPNESRNRHQSVTLLEAIAEFGFNACIGGARRDEEKARAKERIFSFRDEFGGWDPKNQRPELWNLYNARSHKGENIRVFPISNWTELDVWQYIAREELELPSIYFAHTRPIVRRNDQLVPVTALTPAREGELVEHLSVRFRTVGDIPCTAPVESHADTTDKIIAETATTTITERGATRLDDQASEAAMEQRKKEGYF from the coding sequence ATGACCAGCGTACTCAGCAAACCTGCGCTCTCGCATCTCGACTGGCTGGAAGCCGAAGCCATCCACATCCTGCGCGAAGTGGCCGGCCAGTGCAGCCATCCGGCGCTGCTGTTTTCCGGCGGCAAGGACTCGGTGTGCCTGCTGCGCCTGGCCGAAAAGGCTTTCCGCCCCGGACGTTTTCCATTCCCGCTGCTGCACATCGACACCGGCCACAACTACCCCGAAGTCATCGAATTCCGCGATCGCCGCGCGGCCGAACTCGGTGAGCGCCTGATCGTGCGTTCAGTCGAAGACTCCATGGCGCGCGGCAGCGTGGTGTTGAAATCGCCGAACGAATCCCGCAACCGCCATCAGTCGGTGACGCTGCTCGAAGCCATCGCCGAGTTTGGCTTCAACGCCTGCATCGGCGGCGCCCGCCGCGATGAAGAAAAGGCCCGCGCCAAGGAGCGCATCTTCTCCTTCCGCGACGAATTCGGCGGCTGGGATCCCAAAAACCAGCGCCCCGAACTGTGGAATCTCTACAACGCCCGCAGCCACAAGGGCGAGAATATCCGCGTCTTTCCGATCTCCAACTGGACCGAGCTGGATGTCTGGCAATACATCGCCCGCGAAGAACTGGAATTGCCTTCGATCTACTTCGCCCACACGCGCCCCATCGTGCGCCGCAACGATCAACTGGTGCCGGTCACGGCGCTGACCCCGGCCAGGGAGGGCGAGCTCGTCGAACATCTTTCGGTACGCTTTCGCACCGTTGGCGATATTCCCTGCACGGCGCCGGTCGAATCGCATGCCGACACGACAGACAAAATCATTGCCGAAACGGCGACCACGACGATCACCGAACGAGGAGCAACGCGCCTCGACGACCAGGCCTCGGAGGCCGCCATGGAGCAACGCAAGAAGGAAGGGTATTTCTGA
- a CDS encoding phosphoadenylyl-sulfate reductase, with protein sequence MNPNIHPDLNDPALQTSLARRTAEARTLLGEIVRDFNSVAFASSLGAEDMVLTDLILRDTLDIEIFSLDTGRLPTETYDLMAEVQKRYGLKLKLYYPRHDLIETWTRAHGINAFYESVELRKACCHIRKVEPLGRALAGKTAWITGQRAQQAATRDSLPLRQFDEAQKLEKFNPLADWSEKEIWAYIRSQAVPYNALHDRHYPSIGCAPCTRAISVGEDVRAGRWWWEDPENKECGLHVKRA encoded by the coding sequence ATGAACCCGAACATTCATCCCGATCTCAACGATCCTGCATTGCAGACCTCGCTTGCCCGCCGCACAGCCGAAGCCCGGACGCTGCTCGGCGAAATCGTCCGTGATTTCAATTCCGTCGCCTTCGCCAGCAGCCTCGGCGCCGAGGACATGGTGCTGACCGATCTGATCCTGCGCGACACGCTCGATATCGAAATCTTCTCGCTGGATACCGGCCGCCTGCCGACGGAAACCTACGACTTGATGGCCGAAGTGCAGAAACGCTACGGCCTCAAGCTGAAGCTCTACTACCCGCGACACGACCTCATCGAAACCTGGACCCGCGCGCACGGCATCAATGCCTTTTACGAATCCGTGGAACTGCGCAAGGCCTGCTGCCACATCCGCAAGGTCGAACCGCTCGGCCGCGCGCTGGCCGGCAAAACCGCGTGGATCACCGGACAGCGCGCCCAGCAGGCCGCAACGCGGGACAGCCTGCCGCTGCGTCAGTTCGATGAAGCCCAAAAACTGGAAAAATTCAACCCGCTCGCCGACTGGAGCGAGAAGGAAATCTGGGCCTACATCCGCAGCCAGGCCGTGCCCTACAACGCCCTGCACGACAGGCATTATCCGAGCATCGGCTGCGCGCCTTGCACCCGCGCCATCAGCGTCGGCGAGGATGTGCGGGCTGGCCGCTGGTGGTGGGAGGATCCGGAAAACAAGGAATGCGGCCTGCACGTCAAGCGCGCCTGA
- a CDS encoding DUF934 domain-containing protein: MARIIKHGAVVDDNWQILRPAEGETAETLDIPAGPLLLPMPVWQARRGELLARQAAGEQIGIWLSPTDEPAEIAGDIERFAVIGVDFPKFVDGRGYSTAYLLRNRHGYRGELRAIGDVQRDQLFYQRRVGFDAFAIRPDHDIEAAVKSLGDFDAAYQYSTDSGLDLRRRVVT; this comes from the coding sequence ATGGCTAGGATCATCAAGCATGGCGCGGTCGTCGACGACAATTGGCAGATCCTGCGTCCGGCAGAAGGCGAAACCGCCGAAACACTGGACATTCCCGCCGGCCCGCTGCTGTTGCCGATGCCCGTCTGGCAGGCACGCCGCGGGGAATTGCTGGCTCGCCAGGCAGCCGGGGAACAGATCGGCATCTGGCTCTCGCCCACCGATGAGCCCGCCGAGATTGCCGGCGATATCGAGCGTTTCGCGGTGATCGGCGTCGACTTTCCGAAATTCGTCGATGGCCGCGGCTATTCGACCGCCTACCTGCTGCGCAACCGCCATGGCTACCGGGGCGAACTGCGGGCGATTGGCGACGTGCAGCGTGACCAGTTGTTCTACCAGCGCCGCGTCGGCTTCGATGCCTTCGCCATTCGTCCCGACCACGATATCGAAGCCGCAGTGAAGAGCCTCGGGGACTTCGACGCCGCCTATCAATATTCCACCGATAGCGGCCTGGATCTGCGCCGGCGCGTTGTCACCTGA
- a CDS encoding nitrite/sulfite reductase → MYQYDAFDQAMIDQRVAQFTDQMQRHFAGELSMDDLRPLRLQNGLYIQRHAPMFRIAVPYGMLGSRQLRKLAHIARTYDRGYAHFTTRHNCQYNWIPLEQTPAVLAELATVQMHAIQTSGNDVRNTTTDHFAGVADDEIADPRPWCELIRQWSTFNPEFAYLPRKFKIAVNAAATDRTVIQVNDIGLDLRLDAAGNTGFRVLVGGGLGRTPILGSVIREFLPWQHLITYLESILRVYNRYGRRDNSFKARIKILVKALGPEEFARQVEAEWAHVKDGPATLSEAEVERIARHFVPPPYETLPDESPELERQRQQNKAFARWLERNVHGHKVPGYAAVTVSLKSYDQPTGNISAEQMELVADLADRYSFGEARVSHEQNVILADIPKHALHDLWQELRAHKLATPTVGLLTDIICCPGGDLCALANAKSTPIALAVQERLGDLDYLHDIGEVSLNISGCMNACGHHHVGNIGVLGVDKKGEEWYQISIGGRQGNDTRLGSILGPSFAAVDVPRVIEQLIDVYVENRLEGERFIDSVDRLGIEPFKARVYGEAAQAGAQNRKVANG, encoded by the coding sequence ATGTACCAATACGATGCCTTCGACCAAGCCATGATCGACCAGCGCGTCGCTCAGTTCACCGACCAGATGCAGCGGCATTTCGCCGGCGAACTGAGCATGGACGATCTGCGTCCGCTGCGCCTGCAGAATGGCCTCTACATCCAGCGCCACGCGCCGATGTTCCGCATCGCCGTGCCCTACGGCATGCTCGGCAGCCGGCAATTGCGCAAGCTGGCCCACATCGCCCGCACCTACGATCGCGGCTATGCGCATTTCACCACGCGCCACAACTGCCAGTACAACTGGATTCCGCTGGAACAGACGCCGGCCGTGCTGGCCGAACTGGCGACCGTGCAGATGCACGCGATCCAGACCTCGGGCAACGATGTGCGCAACACCACCACGGATCATTTTGCCGGCGTGGCGGACGACGAAATCGCCGATCCGCGCCCCTGGTGCGAACTGATCCGCCAGTGGTCCACCTTCAATCCGGAATTCGCCTATCTGCCGCGCAAGTTCAAGATTGCCGTGAATGCCGCCGCCACCGATCGCACGGTGATCCAGGTGAATGACATCGGCCTCGATCTGCGCCTGGATGCGGCGGGCAACACCGGCTTCCGCGTGCTGGTCGGCGGCGGCCTGGGGCGCACACCCATCCTCGGCAGCGTGATCCGTGAGTTCCTGCCCTGGCAGCATCTGATCACCTATCTGGAATCCATCCTGCGCGTCTATAACCGCTATGGCCGGCGCGACAATTCCTTCAAGGCGCGCATCAAGATTCTCGTCAAGGCGCTGGGGCCGGAAGAGTTCGCCCGCCAGGTGGAAGCGGAGTGGGCGCATGTCAAGGATGGTCCGGCCACGCTGAGCGAAGCCGAAGTCGAACGCATCGCCAGACACTTCGTCCCGCCGCCCTACGAGACGCTGCCCGACGAGTCGCCGGAACTCGAACGGCAGCGCCAGCAGAACAAGGCCTTCGCCCGCTGGCTGGAGCGCAACGTGCATGGCCACAAGGTACCCGGCTATGCCGCCGTCACGGTCTCGCTGAAATCCTACGACCAGCCCACCGGCAACATCTCTGCCGAGCAGATGGAGCTCGTCGCCGATCTGGCCGACCGCTACAGCTTCGGCGAGGCGCGGGTCTCGCATGAACAGAACGTGATCCTCGCCGACATTCCCAAGCACGCGCTGCATGACCTGTGGCAGGAACTGCGCGCCCACAAGCTGGCCACGCCGACCGTGGGCCTGCTCACCGACATCATCTGCTGCCCCGGCGGCGATCTTTGCGCGCTGGCCAACGCCAAATCGACGCCCATCGCCCTGGCGGTGCAGGAACGGCTGGGCGATCTCGATTACCTGCACGACATCGGCGAGGTTTCGCTGAACATCTCCGGCTGCATGAATGCCTGCGGCCATCACCATGTCGGCAACATCGGCGTGCTCGGCGTCGACAAGAAAGGCGAGGAGTGGTACCAGATCTCGATCGGCGGCCGCCAGGGCAATGACACGCGCCTGGGCAGCATCCTCGGCCCGTCGTTCGCTGCCGTCGATGTGCCGCGCGTCATCGAACAGCTCATCGACGTCTATGTCGAAAACCGCCTGGAAGGCGAGCGCTTCATCGACAGCGTCGATCGCCTCGGCATCGAGCCGTTCAAGGCGCGCGTCTACGGCGAGGCCGCCCAGGCTGGCGCGCAGAACAGGAAGGTGGCAAATGGCTAG
- a CDS encoding sulfite exporter TauE/SafE family protein, with translation MDFSYSLAGFFVGAVVGLTGVGGGSLMTPLLVLLFGIHPATAVGTDLLYAAITKSGGSIVHARRGSVDWRIVGLLAAGSVPASILTLALVAHFAPDGLGGATKLITAALGVALLLTAASLIFRRHLQAFALTHFPAEPNPRRTATLTIITGLALGALVTISSVGAGALGVTALFFLYPKLSALRIVGSDIVHAVPLTLVAGLGHWWYGSVDWSLLGALLVGSLPGIYLGSHLAARIPDTILRPTLACMLVLVGGKLIAQ, from the coding sequence ATGGACTTCTCCTACAGCCTTGCCGGGTTCTTCGTCGGCGCCGTCGTCGGTCTGACGGGCGTGGGCGGCGGCTCGCTGATGACGCCGTTGCTGGTGCTGCTGTTCGGCATCCACCCGGCCACCGCCGTTGGCACCGACCTGCTCTATGCCGCCATCACCAAGTCGGGAGGCAGCATCGTTCACGCCCGACGCGGCTCGGTGGATTGGCGCATCGTCGGTCTGCTGGCGGCCGGTAGCGTACCCGCCTCCATCCTGACCCTGGCTCTGGTCGCGCACTTTGCCCCCGACGGATTGGGTGGCGCCACCAAACTGATTACGGCCGCACTGGGCGTGGCCCTGCTGCTCACCGCCGCCTCGCTGATTTTCCGTCGCCATTTGCAGGCCTTTGCCCTGACCCACTTTCCGGCCGAACCCAATCCGCGTCGCACGGCCACCCTGACGATCATCACCGGGCTTGCGCTGGGCGCGCTGGTCACCATTTCCTCGGTCGGCGCCGGCGCACTGGGGGTTACGGCCCTGTTCTTCCTGTATCCCAAGCTGTCTGCCCTGCGTATCGTGGGCAGCGACATCGTTCATGCCGTGCCGCTCACGCTGGTCGCGGGCCTCGGTCACTGGTGGTATGGCAGCGTCGACTGGTCGCTGCTGGGCGCATTGCTGGTGGGCTCGCTGCCGGGCATCTACCTGGGCAGCCATCTGGCGGCACGCATTCCCGATACAATCCTGCGCCCGACCCTGGCCTGCATGTTGGTACTCGTCGGCGGCAAGCTGATCGCGCAGTAA
- the cysB gene encoding HTH-type transcriptional regulator CysB, protein MNLQQLRYAHEVAKRGLNITEAAAALYTSQPGISKQIRLLEEELGVDIFVRQGRRLTDITAPGRQILDIIEDVLGGLANLKQVGEEYSQADSGTLTIATTHTQARYALPPVIRAFMARYPGVRLELHQGNPTQICDWVIAGKADLAIATEAIAEQHELVMLPCQQWNRCVIAPPGHPILEERPLTLEAIARYPVVTYDSAFSGRSQINKAFAARDLSPNVVLTAIDADIIKTYVSLGLGIGIVAAMAYDASADTGLRAVDASHLFESSMTRIGIRRNAWLREYAYVFIELFAPHLARPLVQAALQGDSRVDPGL, encoded by the coding sequence ATGAACCTGCAACAGCTCCGCTACGCCCATGAAGTCGCCAAGCGTGGCCTCAATATCACCGAGGCCGCCGCAGCGCTGTATACCTCGCAGCCGGGCATCAGCAAGCAGATTCGTCTGCTGGAGGAGGAGCTGGGCGTCGATATTTTCGTGCGCCAGGGGCGGCGCCTGACCGACATCACCGCGCCGGGGCGGCAGATCCTCGACATCATCGAAGACGTACTCGGCGGCCTGGCTAATCTCAAGCAGGTGGGCGAGGAATACAGCCAGGCCGATAGCGGCACCCTGACCATCGCCACCACGCACACTCAGGCGCGCTATGCGCTGCCGCCGGTCATCCGGGCCTTCATGGCGCGCTATCCCGGCGTGCGTCTCGAATTGCACCAGGGCAATCCGACGCAGATCTGCGATTGGGTGATTGCCGGCAAGGCCGATTTGGCCATCGCCACCGAGGCCATTGCCGAACAGCACGAATTGGTGATGTTGCCCTGCCAGCAATGGAATCGTTGCGTCATCGCGCCGCCGGGGCATCCCATTCTCGAGGAACGGCCGCTGACCCTGGAGGCGATTGCCCGCTATCCGGTGGTGACCTACGACAGCGCATTTTCCGGCCGCAGCCAGATCAACAAGGCATTTGCTGCGCGCGATCTCAGTCCGAACGTGGTGCTGACCGCCATAGATGCCGATATCATCAAGACCTATGTCAGTCTCGGCCTGGGGATCGGCATCGTTGCCGCCATGGCCTATGACGCCAGCGCCGATACCGGCCTGCGCGCTGTCGATGCTTCCCATCTGTTCGAGTCGAGCATGACGCGCATCGGCATCCGGCGCAACGCCTGGCTGCGTGAATACGCCTATGTGTTCATCGAGCTGTTCGCCCCGCATCTGGCGCGTCCCCTGGTACAGGCGGCCTTGCAGGGCGACAGCAGGGTGGATCCGGGACTGTAG
- the hprK gene encoding HPr(Ser) kinase/phosphatase, with protein MPQLIVAQLFELNRERLHLEWICGSMNDAVSVRQPDVSPADLVGHLNLIHPGRIQVLGTPEIRWAHGRQADKVNHYMVEIVAARPPAMIVADGCDIPEMLRDLCERGNIPLFATTLSAATIIDSLRLYLARQLAETASLHGVFMDVLGMGVLITGESGVGKSELGLELISRGHGLVADDVVEVSRLGPDSLEGRCPELLRDFLEVRGLGLLNIRTIFGEAASRRKMKLKLIVHLQKLQPGVPEATRLPLDAQTETILGIPIRKVVIPVAAGRNLAVLLEAAVRSTILQFRGIDNMQEFLDRQQQALSSDNYD; from the coding sequence ATGCCCCAGCTGATCGTCGCCCAGCTGTTTGAGCTGAATCGCGAGCGGCTGCATCTCGAATGGATCTGCGGATCCATGAACGATGCCGTCAGCGTCAGGCAGCCGGACGTCTCGCCGGCCGATCTGGTCGGCCATCTCAACCTCATTCATCCGGGGCGCATCCAGGTACTCGGCACCCCGGAAATCCGCTGGGCTCACGGCCGCCAGGCGGACAAGGTCAATCATTACATGGTCGAGATCGTTGCCGCCCGACCGCCGGCCATGATCGTCGCCGACGGCTGCGACATTCCGGAAATGCTGCGTGACTTGTGCGAACGCGGCAACATCCCCCTGTTCGCCACCACGCTTTCGGCTGCCACGATCATCGACTCGCTGCGCCTCTATCTGGCGCGCCAACTCGCCGAAACGGCCTCCCTGCACGGCGTGTTCATGGACGTGCTCGGCATGGGCGTGCTGATCACCGGCGAATCCGGCGTCGGCAAGAGCGAGCTGGGGCTGGAACTGATCTCGCGCGGACACGGGCTGGTCGCCGACGACGTCGTCGAAGTCTCGCGCCTGGGGCCCGATTCGCTCGAAGGCCGCTGTCCCGAGCTGTTGCGCGACTTTCTTGAAGTGCGCGGCCTGGGCCTGCTGAACATCCGCACCATCTTTGGCGAAGCCGCCAGTCGCCGCAAGATGAAACTCAAGCTGATCGTGCATTTGCAAAAACTGCAGCCCGGCGTTCCCGAGGCCACCCGTCTGCCGCTCGACGCCCAGACCGAAACCATCCTCGGCATACCGATACGCAAGGTCGTCATTCCCGTTGCGGCCGGCCGCAACCTCGCCGTGCTCCTCGAAGCCGCCGTGCGCTCGACCATCCTGCAATTCCGCGGCATCGACAACATGCAGGAATTCCTCGACCGCCAGCAGCAAGCCCTGAGCAGCGACAACTACGATTGA
- the ptsN gene encoding PTS IIA-like nitrogen regulatory protein PtsN has product MNQIARLLPPENILLDLEAGSKKRVFEQAGILFENRHGLARSTVYDALFAREKLGSTGLGQGIAIPHGRIKGLKDALGGFLRLATPVQFDSPDGKPVSLLFVLLVPEAATERHLQLLSELAQIFSDRQSREQLAAAADAQAVHNLFLNWQADAPADRRPAV; this is encoded by the coding sequence ATGAACCAGATCGCCAGACTCCTGCCGCCTGAAAACATCCTGCTCGACCTCGAAGCGGGCAGCAAGAAACGTGTTTTCGAGCAGGCCGGAATATTGTTCGAAAACCGCCACGGCCTCGCGCGCAGCACGGTGTATGACGCCCTGTTCGCGCGCGAAAAGCTCGGCTCGACCGGACTGGGCCAGGGCATCGCCATCCCGCATGGCCGCATCAAGGGGCTCAAGGATGCGCTGGGCGGCTTCCTGCGCCTGGCCACGCCGGTGCAGTTCGACTCGCCGGACGGCAAGCCGGTCTCCCTGCTGTTCGTGCTGCTGGTCCCCGAAGCCGCGACCGAACGCCATCTGCAATTGCTCTCCGAACTGGCCCAGATTTTTTCCGACCGCCAATCCCGCGAGCAGTTGGCCGCTGCCGCCGATGCCCAGGCGGTGCACAATCTTTTTCTGAACTGGCAGGCCGATGCCCCAGCTGATCGTCGCCCAGCTGTTTGA
- the hpf gene encoding ribosome hibernation-promoting factor, HPF/YfiA family: MNLNITGRNVEVTPAINDYVKTKLERVIRHFDNVTSVNVILSVDKLQQKAEITMHLKGKDIHADSIEADLYAAIDTLVDKLDRQVVKHKEKISNHAHESQKRQIVD; this comes from the coding sequence ATGAATCTCAATATCACCGGCCGCAACGTCGAAGTAACCCCTGCCATCAACGACTACGTCAAAACCAAGCTGGAACGGGTGATCCGCCATTTCGACAACGTGACCAGCGTCAACGTCATCCTCTCCGTCGACAAGCTCCAGCAGAAGGCGGAAATCACCATGCACCTCAAGGGCAAGGACATTCACGCCGACAGTATCGAGGCCGATCTGTATGCCGCCATCGACACGCTGGTCGACAAGCTCGATCGCCAGGTCGTCAAGCACAAGGAAAAGATTTCCAACCACGCGCATGAAAGCCAGAAGCGCCAGATCGTCGATTGA
- a CDS encoding RNA polymerase factor sigma-54, with product MKQTLQLRLSQHLALTPQLQQSIRLLQLSTQELNQEIDQLLQDNPLLELAEPHEGSFVPARDALTMPQAADTAACPNPDPANVAGNASDANDGAADAGNTYDDGYGAGNDSDWIGEMRSRQPRDANDDDGDYSELQSAEVSLREHLGAQLGLMQLDAHDRSLVSFLVEALDDDGYLEQEMEELADVLLGSLPGDAAKPEDGDREALLEELNIALRRLQSLDPPGIGARSPQECLALQLENQPPSPVRNLALTLVRSHLDLLAARDFAKLKRALRCNDDELRAAHALIRSLNPRPGAQYSPLDTRYILPDVVVRKQRGHWLVSLNQAAMPLLRINRLYADILQQQRGSGTAHAGLSGQLQEAKWLIKNVKQRFDTILRVSQAIVERQQQFLEHGEVAMRPLTLREIADTLGLHESTISRVTTQKFMATPRGIFELKYFFGSHVATDAGGAASSTAIRALIKQLVSEEDGRKPLSDAKITEILGRQGIVVARRTIAKYREGLNIPPVNLRKSL from the coding sequence ATGAAACAGACGCTCCAGCTCAGACTTTCCCAACATCTTGCGCTGACCCCGCAATTGCAACAGTCGATCCGGCTATTGCAGTTGTCGACGCAGGAGTTGAATCAGGAAATCGACCAGCTCCTGCAGGACAATCCCCTGCTCGAACTCGCCGAACCGCACGAAGGCAGCTTCGTTCCGGCCAGGGACGCGCTCACCATGCCGCAAGCCGCCGATACGGCGGCTTGCCCCAACCCCGATCCTGCCAACGTCGCCGGCAATGCCAGCGATGCCAACGATGGGGCGGCAGACGCCGGCAATACCTATGACGACGGCTACGGCGCTGGCAATGACAGCGACTGGATCGGCGAGATGCGCAGCCGCCAGCCGCGCGACGCCAACGATGATGATGGGGATTACAGCGAGCTGCAAAGCGCCGAGGTTTCATTGCGCGAGCATCTGGGCGCCCAACTGGGCCTGATGCAGCTCGACGCGCACGATCGCAGCCTGGTCAGCTTTTTGGTCGAGGCGCTCGATGACGACGGTTATCTCGAACAGGAGATGGAAGAACTCGCCGACGTCCTGCTCGGCAGTCTGCCCGGCGATGCGGCGAAACCGGAAGATGGCGACCGGGAAGCCCTGCTCGAGGAACTCAATATCGCCCTGCGCCGCCTGCAGAGCCTCGATCCTCCCGGTATCGGCGCCCGCAGCCCGCAGGAATGTCTGGCGCTGCAACTGGAAAACCAGCCGCCCTCGCCCGTGCGCAATCTGGCATTGACGCTGGTGCGCAGCCACCTCGATCTGCTGGCCGCGCGCGACTTCGCCAAGCTCAAGCGCGCCCTGCGCTGCAATGATGACGAATTGCGCGCCGCCCACGCCCTGATTCGTTCCCTGAATCCTCGCCCCGGCGCACAGTATTCGCCACTCGATACGCGCTACATCCTCCCCGACGTCGTCGTGCGCAAACAGCGCGGCCACTGGCTCGTCAGCCTCAACCAGGCCGCCATGCCGCTGCTGCGCATCAACCGGCTGTATGCCGACATCCTGCAGCAGCAGCGCGGCAGCGGGACTGCGCATGCCGGCCTGTCCGGCCAGTTGCAGGAAGCGAAATGGCTGATCAAGAACGTGAAACAGCGCTTCGACACCATCCTGCGCGTCTCGCAGGCCATCGTCGAACGCCAGCAGCAGTTTCTCGAACATGGCGAAGTGGCCATGCGCCCGCTGACGCTGCGGGAAATCGCCGATACCCTGGGGCTGCATGAATCGACCATCTCGCGCGTGACCACGCAGAAATTCATGGCCACGCCGCGCGGCATCTTCGAGCTCAAGTATTTTTTCGGCAGCCACGTCGCCACCGATGCCGGCGGCGCGGCCTCGTCCACCGCCATCCGCGCCCTCATCAAGCAACTGGTGAGCGAGGAAGATGGCCGCAAGCCGCTGTCCGATGCCAAAATCACCGAAATCCTCGGTCGCCAGGGGATCGTCGTCGCCAGGCGGACCATTGCCAAGTACCGTGAGGGCCTCAACATCCCGCCGGTCAATCTGCGCAAGTCCCTGTAA
- the lptB gene encoding LPS export ABC transporter ATP-binding protein, which translates to MTRLVVEGLRKQYKSRSVVKDVSFDVGSGEVIGLLGPNGAGKTTCFYMIVGLVAADGGEIRIVESADDGSAMDGKQASANLTHMPIHRRARLGLSYLPQENSVFRKLNVADNIRAVLELQKLRRDEIENRLDALLQELHISHLRNNPSISLSGGERRRVEIARALASSPRFILLDEPFAGVDPIAVIDIQKIIRFLKERGIGVLITDHNVRETLGICDRATIINAGEVLASGRPDEIIYNESVRKIYLGENFRM; encoded by the coding sequence ATGACCCGGCTGGTGGTGGAAGGCCTGCGCAAGCAATACAAATCGCGCAGTGTCGTCAAGGATGTTTCCTTCGATGTCGGCAGCGGCGAAGTCATCGGTCTGCTCGGCCCCAATGGCGCCGGCAAGACCACCTGCTTCTACATGATCGTCGGCCTGGTGGCGGCGGATGGCGGCGAAATCCGCATCGTGGAGAGCGCGGACGACGGCAGCGCCATGGATGGCAAACAGGCCAGCGCCAACCTCACCCACATGCCGATCCACCGGCGCGCACGGCTCGGCCTGTCCTATCTGCCGCAGGAAAACTCGGTATTCCGCAAGCTCAACGTCGCCGACAACATCCGCGCCGTGCTGGAATTGCAGAAGTTGCGCAGGGATGAAATCGAAAATCGCCTCGACGCCCTGCTGCAGGAATTGCACATCAGCCACCTGCGCAACAACCCGTCGATCTCGCTGTCCGGCGGCGAGCGCCGGCGCGTCGAGATCGCCCGCGCCCTGGCCAGCAGTCCGCGCTTCATCCTGCTCGACGAACCCTTTGCCGGGGTCGACCCGATTGCCGTCATCGACATCCAGAAAATCATCCGTTTCCTCAAGGAGCGCGGCATCGGCGTGCTCATCACCGATCACAATGTGCGTGAAACGCTCGGCATCTGCGATCGCGCCACCATCATCAATGCCGGCGAGGTGCTGGCTTCGGGCAGGCCGGACGAGATCATTTATAATGAGAGCGTTCGCAAGATCTACCTCGGCGAAAACTTTCGCATGTGA
- a CDS encoding regulatory protein RecX — MKTPPQSPQVTLRALAIKLLAQREHSRAELARKLAAKAGRMGVGATPAGHTATTQPPTPPTAEDIDKVLDQLERQGLLSDTRAAQAYVRGHAARFGASRLAHSLRMRGIDAELIDASLAQEEIEDERTRAAAVWRSKFNSVPRDAREWARQARFLQGRGFAVDVIRRLLRELGKSSDLPQDAQDMETEE; from the coding sequence ATGAAGACGCCGCCGCAGAGCCCGCAAGTCACACTGCGGGCTCTGGCAATCAAACTGCTGGCGCAGCGTGAACACAGCCGCGCCGAACTGGCAAGGAAACTGGCGGCCAAAGCCGGAAGAATGGGCGTAGGCGCAACTCCGGCCGGCCACACGGCAACGACGCAACCGCCAACGCCGCCGACCGCCGAGGATATCGACAAGGTGCTCGATCAGCTCGAACGACAAGGCCTGCTTTCCGACACGCGCGCAGCGCAGGCCTACGTGCGCGGCCATGCCGCCCGCTTCGGCGCGAGCCGGCTCGCCCACAGTCTGCGCATGCGCGGTATCGATGCCGAGCTGATCGACGCCAGCCTGGCGCAGGAAGAAATCGAGGACGAACGCACACGCGCTGCGGCCGTCTGGCGCAGCAAATTCAACAGCGTGCCGCGCGATGCCCGCGAATGGGCACGCCAGGCGCGGTTCCTGCAAGGACGCGGCTTCGCCGTCGACGTCATCCGCAGGCTGCTCAGGGAACTCGGGAAATCCAGCGACCTGCCGCAAGACGCGCAAGACATGGAGACAGAGGAATGA